From a region of the Panicum virgatum strain AP13 chromosome 2K, P.virgatum_v5, whole genome shotgun sequence genome:
- the LOC120694151 gene encoding protein LONGIFOLIA 2-like isoform X2: MPARMRGAAVLADDARDLDRQMGCMAGIFQIFDRQRLITGGGRRGGRHAQKRLPPPPSAPDNTVSKSSSNVPVQSSSTSKIVLEKTFSKCTTENSGLSIESSRASSSSSSCSSFSSLDGNKSVQQELPYINEELFVQRSLKSSPSLKESDMNTKSGHPNVGFRDIVKDSINRDSGGLTVKTSVQEARRNGQYKDSPRPLLLSKSMDGTCIIGIDRSTKVPATVTESNRRLQEQSRFSCDDRRLLRPAEPQESKRPSARLKELPRLSLDSRKESLSPSSRQKNFSYKRTDDILLDTLRLQDSPSHRRANSVIAKLMGLEEGTNATGVLTADNHETSRSPRPAQATQHEHPSRSPRSNCQDSRMLQLKNDSSALKTKPSPRILTEAAPWRQQERSANNTKAQQCREAEGRSRTASVYADIERRLGGLDFLECNNKDFRALRILGALNAKDGKSQNDSNAGSVAVQRTGYDLTADPGKFQPPIVVMKPARTTEKSGISLASVAPIAGLRSLRKLQARDSSCTGTNDKIHLRMSRAQSKSEEPVSSASSPRPTGSSSPRNVQKKAESERRSRPPVSPKSASKKSNEAVSPKGRMRSKPSQVKSHRDEVLPSTGSRISLAKQVDVSIMDCPKLPGVSSSFVQPCSVTSSHKGPSVLCSDQNIHSLDNIPSPVSVLDTSFYHKRISDSFKDGETHSSDECWNPNSLPDTPQSKASSEVNQIKPENLEVLIQKLEQLQSMNEEAANIKEVMASVTANKDHQYIYEILVASGLLHKELSFTTLPGQLRLSGYLINPELFLILEQTKPDIVSEFQTVNGAKKCSKPCTGKVHRRLVFDMVNETIAQKMNICRFGSRPVKFLQSKKLSGWQLFRDVCTEIDGRLTKCSEEDENENMLADENIVGETKDWMSFDTELHGMVLEIERYIFKDLIDEVIDGGATEKLHLGQWKLRRQLSFSSIN; the protein is encoded by the exons ATGCCGGCGAGGatgcgcggcgccgccgtcctcgccgacGACGCGCGGGACCTCGACCGCCAAATGGGGTGCATGGCCGGCATATTCCAGATCTTCGACCGCCAGCGGCTCATCaccggtggcgggcggcgcggcggccggcacgcGCAGAAGaggctgcctcctccgccttcAGCTCCAG ACAATACTGTTTCAAAGAGCAGCAGCAATGTTCCAGTTCAAAGTTCAAGTACCTCAAAGATCGTTCTG GAGAAAACATTCAGCAAATGCACGACTGAGAACAGCGGTCTTTCAATCGAATCATCAagagcttcttcttcctcctcttcatgCTCATCTTTTTCATCGCTTGATGGCAACAAATCAGTCCAGCAGGAGCTTCCTTACATCAATGAGGAGCTCTTTGTGCAGAGGTCATTGAAGAGTTCGCCAAGCTTGAAGGAAAGTGACATGAACACCAAGTCTGGGCATCCTAATGTCGGTTTCAGAGACATAGTGAAGGACTCCATCAACAGGGACTCTGGAGGCCTAACTGTAAAAACCTCGGTGCAGGAGGCACGGAGAAATGGGCAGTACAAGGACTCACCGAGGCCACTGCTGCTGTCGAAATCAATGGATGGAACCTGTATCATTGGGATTGACAGGAGTACAAAGGTTCCTGCAACTGTCACTGAATCTAACAGGCGTTTGCAGGAGCAGTCACGCTTCTCATGTGATGACCGAAGACTCCTGCGGCCAGCCGAACCTCAGGAAAGCAAGAGACCTTCCGCAAGGCTCAAAGAACTTCCTAGATTGTCCTTGGACAGTAGGAAGGAGTCTCTGAGTCCAAGCTCACGCCAGAAGAACTTCAGTTACAAGAGGACTGATGATATTCTCTTGGATACTTTGAGGCTTCAAGATTCCCCAAGCCATAGGAGAGCCAACAGTGTCATCGCCAAGCTAATGGGGTTGGAAGAAGGAACAAATGCTACAGGGGTGCTGACTGCTGATAACCATGAGACTTCAAGATCACCGAGACCTGCACAAGCCACTCAGCATGAGCATCCATCACGTTCGCCCAGAAGCAATTGCCAGGATTCCCGCATGCTGCAGCTGAAGAATGACTCTTCAGCACTCAAAACCAAGCCTTCCCCAAGAATTCTCACAGAAGCTGCTCCTTGGAGGCAGCAGGAGAGAAGTGCCAACAACACCAAAGCACAACAATGTCGAGAAGCTGAAGGGAGGTCAAGAACTGCATCTGTCTATGCTGATATAGAAAGAAGGCTTGGGGGCCTTGACTTCTTAGAGTGtaataacaaggacttcagggCTCTGAGAATATTGGGTGCATTGAATGCAAAAGATGGTAAGAGCCAGAATGACAGCAATGCCGGATCAGTGGCTGTTCAGAGGACAGGGTATGATCTAACCGCTGACCCTGGAAAATTCCAGCCTCCAATTGTGGTCATGAAGCCTGCAAGAACTACAGAGAAGTCTGGTATTTCACTTGCTTCGGTTGCTCCTATTGCCGGCCTCAGAAGCCTGAGGAAGTTGCAGGCCAGAGATTCATCTTGCACTGGCACGAATGACAAGATTCATCTTCGGATGTCCAGAGCTCAATCGAAGTCAGAAGAACCTGTCAGCAGTGCCAGCTCACCGAGGCCTACAGGTTCATCAAGTCCCAGAAATGTGCAAAAGAAAGCAGAGTCCGAAAGGAGGTCTCGCCCACCGGTCTCACCAAAATCTGCAAGCAAGAAGTCCAATGAAGCTGTATCCCCAAAAGGAAGAATGAGATCAAAGCCTTCTCAGGTGAAAAGCCACCGTGATGAGGTCTTGCCGAGTACAGGGAGCAGAATCAGCTTAGCAAAGCAAGTTGATGTCAGTATCATGGATTGTCCAAAGCTTCCAGGTGTCAGCTCATCATTTGTTCAACCATGCAGCGTTACATCAAGTCACAAG GGTCCTTCAGTTCTGTGTTCAGACCAAAATATTCATTCACTGGACAACATCCCGAGTCCTGTCTCTGTCCTCGACACATCCTTCTATCATAAAAGGATCTCAGATTCATTCAAAG ATGGCGAGACACATTCTTCGGATGAGTGCTGGAACCCAAACAGCCTGCCTGACACACCACAGTCTAAGGCGAGCAGTGAAGTCAACCAGATTAAACCAGAAAACCTGGAAGTCCTCATCCAGAAGCTTGAGCAACTGCAATCAATGAACGAGGAAGCTGCAAACATCAAAGAAGTCATGGCATCAGTCACTGCAAATAAAGATCATCAGTATATCTACGAGATACTAGTGGCATCTGGTCTTTTGCATAAAGAACTTAGTTTCACAACATTACCTGGTCAACTCCGATTATCAGGTTATCTGATCAATCCAGagctcttcctcattcttgaACAAACAAAACCAGACATTGTTTCAGAATTTCAAACTGTCAATGGAGCTAAGAAATGCTCTAAGCCTTGCACAGGAAAGGTTCACCGAAGACTTGTGTTCGACATGGTAAACGAAACCATAGCACAGAAGATGAACATCTGCAGATTTGGAAGTCGGCCAGTAAAATTTCTTCAGTCGAAGAAGTTAAGTGGGTGGCAACTATTCAGGGACGTGTGCACTGAGATTGATGGCAGGCTAACAAAATGCTCCGAAGAGGATGAGAATGAAAACATGCTAGCAGATGAGAATATAGTAGGTGAAACAAAAGACTGGATGAGCTTTGACACCGAACTACATGGCATGGTTTTGGAAATCGAAAGATACATCTTCAAGGACCTTATCGACGAGGTCATAGACGGTGGGGCTACGGAGAAACTGCACTTAGGACAATGGAAGCTTCGGAGGCAGCTTTCTTTCAGTAGTATAAACTGA
- the LOC120694151 gene encoding protein LONGIFOLIA 2-like isoform X1, with product MPARMRGAAVLADDARDLDRQMGCMAGIFQIFDRQRLITGGGRRGGRHAQKRLPPPPSAPDNTVSKSSSNVPVQSSSTSKIVLVIFLPLLASTHLALTYNLLLQEKTFSKCTTENSGLSIESSRASSSSSSCSSFSSLDGNKSVQQELPYINEELFVQRSLKSSPSLKESDMNTKSGHPNVGFRDIVKDSINRDSGGLTVKTSVQEARRNGQYKDSPRPLLLSKSMDGTCIIGIDRSTKVPATVTESNRRLQEQSRFSCDDRRLLRPAEPQESKRPSARLKELPRLSLDSRKESLSPSSRQKNFSYKRTDDILLDTLRLQDSPSHRRANSVIAKLMGLEEGTNATGVLTADNHETSRSPRPAQATQHEHPSRSPRSNCQDSRMLQLKNDSSALKTKPSPRILTEAAPWRQQERSANNTKAQQCREAEGRSRTASVYADIERRLGGLDFLECNNKDFRALRILGALNAKDGKSQNDSNAGSVAVQRTGYDLTADPGKFQPPIVVMKPARTTEKSGISLASVAPIAGLRSLRKLQARDSSCTGTNDKIHLRMSRAQSKSEEPVSSASSPRPTGSSSPRNVQKKAESERRSRPPVSPKSASKKSNEAVSPKGRMRSKPSQVKSHRDEVLPSTGSRISLAKQVDVSIMDCPKLPGVSSSFVQPCSVTSSHKGPSVLCSDQNIHSLDNIPSPVSVLDTSFYHKRISDSFKDGETHSSDECWNPNSLPDTPQSKASSEVNQIKPENLEVLIQKLEQLQSMNEEAANIKEVMASVTANKDHQYIYEILVASGLLHKELSFTTLPGQLRLSGYLINPELFLILEQTKPDIVSEFQTVNGAKKCSKPCTGKVHRRLVFDMVNETIAQKMNICRFGSRPVKFLQSKKLSGWQLFRDVCTEIDGRLTKCSEEDENENMLADENIVGETKDWMSFDTELHGMVLEIERYIFKDLIDEVIDGGATEKLHLGQWKLRRQLSFSSIN from the exons ATGCCGGCGAGGatgcgcggcgccgccgtcctcgccgacGACGCGCGGGACCTCGACCGCCAAATGGGGTGCATGGCCGGCATATTCCAGATCTTCGACCGCCAGCGGCTCATCaccggtggcgggcggcgcggcggccggcacgcGCAGAAGaggctgcctcctccgccttcAGCTCCAG ACAATACTGTTTCAAAGAGCAGCAGCAATGTTCCAGTTCAAAGTTCAAGTACCTCAAAGATCGTTCTGGTAATATTCCTGCCTCTATTGGCCTCAACTCACC TGGCACTAACCTATAATTTGCTTTTGCAGGAGAAAACATTCAGCAAATGCACGACTGAGAACAGCGGTCTTTCAATCGAATCATCAagagcttcttcttcctcctcttcatgCTCATCTTTTTCATCGCTTGATGGCAACAAATCAGTCCAGCAGGAGCTTCCTTACATCAATGAGGAGCTCTTTGTGCAGAGGTCATTGAAGAGTTCGCCAAGCTTGAAGGAAAGTGACATGAACACCAAGTCTGGGCATCCTAATGTCGGTTTCAGAGACATAGTGAAGGACTCCATCAACAGGGACTCTGGAGGCCTAACTGTAAAAACCTCGGTGCAGGAGGCACGGAGAAATGGGCAGTACAAGGACTCACCGAGGCCACTGCTGCTGTCGAAATCAATGGATGGAACCTGTATCATTGGGATTGACAGGAGTACAAAGGTTCCTGCAACTGTCACTGAATCTAACAGGCGTTTGCAGGAGCAGTCACGCTTCTCATGTGATGACCGAAGACTCCTGCGGCCAGCCGAACCTCAGGAAAGCAAGAGACCTTCCGCAAGGCTCAAAGAACTTCCTAGATTGTCCTTGGACAGTAGGAAGGAGTCTCTGAGTCCAAGCTCACGCCAGAAGAACTTCAGTTACAAGAGGACTGATGATATTCTCTTGGATACTTTGAGGCTTCAAGATTCCCCAAGCCATAGGAGAGCCAACAGTGTCATCGCCAAGCTAATGGGGTTGGAAGAAGGAACAAATGCTACAGGGGTGCTGACTGCTGATAACCATGAGACTTCAAGATCACCGAGACCTGCACAAGCCACTCAGCATGAGCATCCATCACGTTCGCCCAGAAGCAATTGCCAGGATTCCCGCATGCTGCAGCTGAAGAATGACTCTTCAGCACTCAAAACCAAGCCTTCCCCAAGAATTCTCACAGAAGCTGCTCCTTGGAGGCAGCAGGAGAGAAGTGCCAACAACACCAAAGCACAACAATGTCGAGAAGCTGAAGGGAGGTCAAGAACTGCATCTGTCTATGCTGATATAGAAAGAAGGCTTGGGGGCCTTGACTTCTTAGAGTGtaataacaaggacttcagggCTCTGAGAATATTGGGTGCATTGAATGCAAAAGATGGTAAGAGCCAGAATGACAGCAATGCCGGATCAGTGGCTGTTCAGAGGACAGGGTATGATCTAACCGCTGACCCTGGAAAATTCCAGCCTCCAATTGTGGTCATGAAGCCTGCAAGAACTACAGAGAAGTCTGGTATTTCACTTGCTTCGGTTGCTCCTATTGCCGGCCTCAGAAGCCTGAGGAAGTTGCAGGCCAGAGATTCATCTTGCACTGGCACGAATGACAAGATTCATCTTCGGATGTCCAGAGCTCAATCGAAGTCAGAAGAACCTGTCAGCAGTGCCAGCTCACCGAGGCCTACAGGTTCATCAAGTCCCAGAAATGTGCAAAAGAAAGCAGAGTCCGAAAGGAGGTCTCGCCCACCGGTCTCACCAAAATCTGCAAGCAAGAAGTCCAATGAAGCTGTATCCCCAAAAGGAAGAATGAGATCAAAGCCTTCTCAGGTGAAAAGCCACCGTGATGAGGTCTTGCCGAGTACAGGGAGCAGAATCAGCTTAGCAAAGCAAGTTGATGTCAGTATCATGGATTGTCCAAAGCTTCCAGGTGTCAGCTCATCATTTGTTCAACCATGCAGCGTTACATCAAGTCACAAG GGTCCTTCAGTTCTGTGTTCAGACCAAAATATTCATTCACTGGACAACATCCCGAGTCCTGTCTCTGTCCTCGACACATCCTTCTATCATAAAAGGATCTCAGATTCATTCAAAG ATGGCGAGACACATTCTTCGGATGAGTGCTGGAACCCAAACAGCCTGCCTGACACACCACAGTCTAAGGCGAGCAGTGAAGTCAACCAGATTAAACCAGAAAACCTGGAAGTCCTCATCCAGAAGCTTGAGCAACTGCAATCAATGAACGAGGAAGCTGCAAACATCAAAGAAGTCATGGCATCAGTCACTGCAAATAAAGATCATCAGTATATCTACGAGATACTAGTGGCATCTGGTCTTTTGCATAAAGAACTTAGTTTCACAACATTACCTGGTCAACTCCGATTATCAGGTTATCTGATCAATCCAGagctcttcctcattcttgaACAAACAAAACCAGACATTGTTTCAGAATTTCAAACTGTCAATGGAGCTAAGAAATGCTCTAAGCCTTGCACAGGAAAGGTTCACCGAAGACTTGTGTTCGACATGGTAAACGAAACCATAGCACAGAAGATGAACATCTGCAGATTTGGAAGTCGGCCAGTAAAATTTCTTCAGTCGAAGAAGTTAAGTGGGTGGCAACTATTCAGGGACGTGTGCACTGAGATTGATGGCAGGCTAACAAAATGCTCCGAAGAGGATGAGAATGAAAACATGCTAGCAGATGAGAATATAGTAGGTGAAACAAAAGACTGGATGAGCTTTGACACCGAACTACATGGCATGGTTTTGGAAATCGAAAGATACATCTTCAAGGACCTTATCGACGAGGTCATAGACGGTGGGGCTACGGAGAAACTGCACTTAGGACAATGGAAGCTTCGGAGGCAGCTTTCTTTCAGTAGTATAAACTGA